In one Pseudomonas sp. SCA2728.1_7 genomic region, the following are encoded:
- the recC gene encoding exodeoxyribonuclease V subunit gamma, whose amino-acid sequence MPDAQSLNAAFMVVQSNSLDELRSLVISIMRRYPLAPLENEIALVQSNGIAQWLKLALAEDPEEDDLGGCGIAAAIDVQLPGSFMWQLYRMVLGRDEIPPKSLLDKAPLTWRLMRLLPQVIDRPHFEPLQRFLTHDTDLRKRYQLSERLADLFDQYQVYRADWLEDWAEGRHQLRSVRGEVKPLPPTSCWQAELWRALLDDVGEQGMAQSRAGVHQRFIERINNLAEAPAGLPSRVIVFGISSLPAQVLEALAGLARFSQVLLCVHNPCRHHWADIVADKDLLRHQYKRQSRKTGMPTVLDPDALHQHAHPLLAAWGKQGRDYINLLDSYDDPNSYRAAFRDGRIDLFSDTQPHNLLNQLQDDILELRPLNETREHWPAVDLVHDESIRFHIAHSAQREVEILHDQLLSRFSANPDLRPRDVIVMVPDIDSYAPHIRAVFGQLDRHDARFIPFTLADQGQRGRDPLLIAVEHLLKLPDSRFPVSEILDLLDVPALRARFGVEERDLPTLHQWIEGAGVRWGMSAEQRAGLGLPDELEQNSWHFGLRRMLLGYAVGSANACEGIEPYDEIGGLDAALIGPLVALLDALELAHQQLTQPAQPKEWGYRLQALMQLFFKASNEHDDYLLTQLEELRETWLETCEAVGLTDELPLTVVREAWLAGLDQGRLSQRFLAGAVNFCTLMPMRAIPFKLVCLLGMNDGDYPRAQPPLDFDLMGSDYRPGDRSRREDDRYLLLEALLSARNQLYISWVGRSIRDNSERPASVLIGQLRDHLASGWRLLDENRDLLSAMTQEHPLQPFSARYFHEGDQLFSYASEWQVLHQQHESQNEAQLLSPYVQEEPLSLALLQDFLRNPVRHFFTQRLKVYFEAAEAPLADEEPFVLDALQRYTLSDSLLEAALRQPDNVDQALTAQARRLQNSGLLPMAGFGECLQRELIEPLPDLLQRYQQLLTLWPVPLSSAMPVNLELHGLRLEGWLAGLHQRADSGLLSVTTIPNSIGSIKSRKWHRLTKPWVNHLVACASGLSLSTALVASDDTLLLEPMAPERAIRFLGDLLLAWQAGMRQPLPIAVKTAFAWLSQSDPLKAEAAARKAYEGDGQTSEGERRESPALSRQYADFDALLEDETFSGWCDALYRPLLEAPWRSLSTEGARA is encoded by the coding sequence ATGCCGGACGCCCAGTCCCTCAACGCTGCATTCATGGTGGTCCAGAGCAATAGCCTGGACGAACTGCGCAGCCTTGTGATCAGCATAATGCGACGTTATCCACTGGCTCCCCTGGAAAACGAAATAGCGCTGGTACAGAGCAATGGTATCGCCCAATGGCTCAAACTGGCCTTGGCTGAAGACCCTGAGGAAGATGATCTCGGCGGTTGCGGTATCGCGGCGGCGATTGATGTGCAACTGCCGGGTAGTTTCATGTGGCAGCTGTACCGCATGGTACTGGGCCGAGATGAAATTCCTCCCAAATCCCTGCTCGATAAAGCCCCGCTGACCTGGCGCCTCATGCGCCTGCTCCCGCAGGTTATTGATCGCCCGCATTTCGAGCCGTTGCAACGTTTCCTTACCCATGACACCGACCTGCGCAAGCGCTATCAATTGTCCGAACGTTTGGCGGATCTGTTCGACCAGTATCAGGTTTACCGGGCCGACTGGCTGGAGGACTGGGCCGAAGGTCGGCATCAGTTGCGTAGCGTCAGGGGAGAAGTAAAACCACTGCCTCCGACCAGTTGCTGGCAGGCAGAGTTGTGGCGTGCGCTGTTGGATGACGTGGGGGAACAGGGGATGGCACAGAGTCGTGCCGGCGTTCACCAACGGTTCATCGAACGCATCAACAATCTTGCCGAAGCTCCCGCGGGACTGCCTTCGCGGGTAATCGTTTTCGGGATTTCTTCGCTGCCAGCCCAGGTGCTTGAAGCACTGGCTGGCCTTGCGCGTTTCAGTCAGGTCCTGCTGTGTGTTCACAACCCGTGCCGACACCACTGGGCCGATATTGTCGCCGACAAGGATCTGCTGCGGCATCAATACAAGCGGCAATCGCGCAAGACTGGAATGCCCACAGTGCTAGACCCTGATGCACTGCATCAACACGCCCATCCGCTATTGGCGGCATGGGGTAAACAAGGCCGGGACTACATCAACCTGCTCGACAGCTATGACGATCCCAATAGCTATCGGGCGGCTTTTCGCGATGGTCGCATAGACCTGTTCAGCGACACTCAGCCACATAACCTGCTCAATCAATTACAGGACGACATCCTGGAGTTGCGCCCACTCAATGAAACCCGCGAACACTGGCCCGCTGTTGATCTGGTACATGACGAGTCGATCCGTTTTCACATTGCCCACAGCGCTCAGCGTGAAGTCGAAATACTGCACGACCAACTCCTGTCGCGCTTCAGCGCCAACCCGGATCTGCGTCCTCGCGATGTGATCGTGATGGTGCCTGACATTGATAGCTACGCACCGCATATCCGCGCTGTGTTTGGTCAGCTTGATCGCCACGATGCGCGGTTCATCCCTTTCACATTGGCCGATCAGGGGCAGCGTGGTCGGGATCCATTGCTGATCGCGGTCGAACACCTGCTCAAGCTGCCCGACAGTCGTTTTCCGGTCAGTGAAATCCTCGACCTGCTCGACGTGCCTGCACTTCGCGCGCGCTTTGGTGTTGAGGAGCGCGACTTGCCAACACTGCACCAATGGATAGAAGGCGCGGGCGTGCGTTGGGGCATGAGTGCCGAGCAACGCGCGGGCCTGGGTTTACCCGACGAGCTCGAACAAAACAGCTGGCATTTCGGTCTGCGCCGCATGCTTCTGGGCTACGCCGTAGGCAGCGCCAATGCGTGTGAAGGGATTGAACCTTATGATGAAATTGGTGGACTCGACGCTGCACTGATCGGGCCGTTGGTGGCCCTGCTCGATGCCTTGGAACTTGCCCATCAGCAGTTGACCCAACCCGCTCAGCCCAAGGAGTGGGGATATCGATTGCAAGCGCTGATGCAACTGTTCTTCAAAGCCAGCAACGAGCATGACGACTACTTGTTGACCCAGTTGGAGGAGCTTCGCGAAACCTGGCTGGAAACGTGTGAGGCTGTAGGTCTGACGGATGAGCTACCACTGACCGTGGTTCGTGAAGCCTGGCTCGCGGGGCTGGACCAAGGGCGTTTGTCTCAGCGCTTTCTGGCCGGTGCCGTGAACTTTTGTACGCTGATGCCCATGCGCGCCATTCCATTCAAACTGGTCTGCCTGCTGGGGATGAACGACGGCGATTACCCCCGCGCACAGCCGCCGCTGGACTTTGATCTCATGGGCAGCGATTACCGTCCTGGAGATCGCTCGCGGCGAGAAGACGACCGTTACCTTTTGCTCGAGGCGCTGTTGTCTGCACGTAACCAGCTCTATATCAGTTGGGTCGGCCGCAGCATCCGCGATAACAGTGAGCGACCGGCCTCCGTGTTGATCGGCCAGTTGCGCGATCACCTCGCCAGCGGTTGGCGATTGCTCGATGAAAACCGCGATCTGCTTAGTGCCATGACGCAAGAGCACCCGCTGCAGCCGTTCAGTGCGCGCTATTTTCATGAAGGCGATCAACTCTTCAGCTATGCCAGCGAATGGCAGGTTCTGCATCAACAGCACGAATCTCAAAACGAAGCACAGTTACTCAGCCCTTATGTGCAAGAGGAACCGTTGAGCCTCGCGTTGTTGCAGGACTTTTTGCGCAACCCGGTTCGGCATTTTTTCACCCAACGCCTCAAAGTGTATTTCGAGGCCGCCGAAGCACCGCTGGCCGACGAGGAACCCTTCGTACTGGACGCATTGCAGCGCTACACACTCAGCGACAGTCTGCTCGAAGCCGCACTCAGGCAGCCGGACAATGTCGATCAGGCGCTGACTGCCCAGGCCCGACGCCTGCAGAACAGCGGTCTGCTACCAATGGCCGGGTTCGGCGAGTGCCTGCAACGTGAGCTGATCGAACCTTTGCCGGATTTGCTACAGCGTTATCAACAACTGCTGACGCTCTGGCCTGTCCCTTTGAGCAGCGCGATGCCGGTCAACCTTGAATTGCACGGTTTGCGTCTGGAAGGATGGCTTGCGGGTTTGCATCAGCGCGCCGACAGTGGCCTGTTGTCGGTCACGACCATTCCCAACAGCATTGGCTCGATCAAAAGCCGAAAATGGCATCGCCTGACCAAACCGTGGGTCAATCATCTGGTGGCCTGCGCCAGCGGGCTTTCCTTGAGCACTGCATTGGTAGCCAGCGACGATACGTTGTTGCTTGAACCCATGGCGCCAGAACGAGCGATACGTTTCCTTGGCGATCTGCTCCTCGCCTGGCAGGCAGGCATGCGACAGCCACTGCCGATCGCTGTAAAAACTGCCTTCGCGTGGCTCTCTCAGAGCGACCCGCTGAAGGCCGAAGCAGCAGCGCGTAAAGCCTATGAAGGTGACGGGCAAACCAGCGAAGGTGAGCGCCGCGAGAGCCCGGCGTTGTCCCGGCAATACGCCGACTTCGATGCATTGCTTGAGGACGAAACATTCTCCGGTTGGTGTGACGCATTGTATCGCCCCCTGCTTGAAGCACCGTGGCGTTCACTGTCCACTGAAGGGGCTCGCGCATGA
- the recB gene encoding exodeoxyribonuclease V subunit beta gives MSTKTPLALAFPLQGSQLIEASAGTGKTFTISALYLRLILGHGDESSGFGRELLPPQILVVTFTDAATKELRERIRTRLAEAARFFRDETPAPDALIAELRDQFDAQQWPGCANRLDVAAQWMDEAAVSTIHSWCQRMLREHAFDSGSLFTQSLETDHSDLLGEVLRDYWRLFCYPMQGDALNWVRSNWGGPAALLPRVRGLFASERDSDEGRAPAELIDECLQERRAALIELKMPWRQWADELLAICHQGVASKSVDGRKMQARYFEPWFEKLKAWAEDESLEQLDIGTGFTRLTPDGMAEAWKGQAPSHPGLDAMPKLKSSLDALPSPDAAVLQHAAKWVGARFEEEKRRRAEMGFDDMLLRLDAALQSDGGERLATLIREQFPVALIDEFQDTDPVQYRIFESIYRIEENSPDTGLFLIGDPKQAIYAFRGADIYTYLRARQATTGRLHTLGTNFRSSHGMVNAVNHVFARAESREQGRGAFLFREKSGDNPVPFLPVQSQGRKERLQVAGQDVAALNVWQLSSDQPLSGVVYRQQLAAACASEITALLNGGQSADAGFVQDGKDFRGLKPSDIAILVRDGKEAQAVRSELAARGVRSVYLSDKDSVFAAQEAHDLLSWLKACAEPDVERSLKAALACITLNLPLAELERLNQDELVWETRVMQFRGYRELWRKQGVLPMLRRLLHDFHLPQTLMTRTDGERVLTNLLHLSELMQQAAAELDGEQALIRHLAELLAVSGQAGEEQILRLESDEQLVKVVTIHKSKGLEYPLVFLPFICSAKPVDGSRLPLHYHDGAGKAQISLKPTAELIAQADDERLAEDLRLLYVALTRAQHACWLGVTDLKRGNNNSSVLHLSALGYLLGGGASLGESSELKRWLQDLQQDCPAIHIDEMPQPTDEHYQPPRNDAVLSATLVPKRKASENWWIASYSALRISDVLSVGSDEAPDSPQAQKLFDDERLDPDAPREIIAGGADIHRFPRGPNPGTFLHGLLEWAGDDGFAVTREALEDAIARRCNLRGWEGWITTLSDWLQHLLKSPLPVAGGQPPVVLEQLKQYRVEMEFWFASHKVDVLKLDELVRQHTHRGVARVAAEPVQLNGMFKGFIDLTFEHDGRYYVADYKSNWLGVDDLAYTEQAMEQSILDNRYDLQYVLYLLALHRQLKARLPDYEYDWHIGGALYLFLRGTRADSRGVYFVRPPRELIERLDRMFQGKPEPKTEPAWEQGVLL, from the coding sequence ATGAGTACCAAGACACCCCTTGCCCTGGCCTTTCCGTTACAGGGCAGCCAGTTGATCGAAGCCAGTGCCGGTACCGGTAAAACCTTCACGATTTCTGCGCTCTACCTGCGGCTTATCCTGGGGCACGGTGACGAGTCGAGCGGGTTCGGTCGCGAATTGTTGCCGCCGCAGATTCTCGTGGTGACCTTCACCGATGCCGCGACCAAGGAACTGCGTGAGCGCATACGCACGCGCCTGGCTGAGGCCGCTCGATTCTTTCGCGACGAAACGCCAGCGCCCGACGCGCTGATCGCCGAATTACGTGATCAGTTCGACGCTCAACAGTGGCCCGGTTGTGCCAACCGCCTCGATGTCGCTGCGCAATGGATGGACGAGGCCGCCGTTTCGACCATCCACAGTTGGTGTCAGCGCATGCTGCGTGAGCACGCGTTCGACAGCGGCAGCTTGTTCACTCAATCCCTGGAAACCGATCACAGCGACTTGCTCGGCGAAGTGTTGCGCGATTACTGGCGGCTGTTCTGTTACCCGATGCAGGGCGATGCCTTGAATTGGGTGCGTAGCAACTGGGGCGGCCCGGCGGCCTTGTTGCCTCGCGTGCGTGGCCTGTTCGCCAGTGAGCGTGACAGCGACGAAGGAAGGGCTCCCGCAGAGCTGATCGATGAATGCCTGCAAGAACGCCGTGCAGCGCTGATCGAACTGAAAATGCCATGGCGTCAGTGGGCAGACGAATTGCTCGCCATCTGCCATCAAGGTGTTGCGAGCAAGTCCGTCGACGGGCGCAAAATGCAGGCGCGTTACTTCGAGCCCTGGTTTGAAAAGCTCAAGGCATGGGCCGAAGACGAGTCCCTGGAGCAACTGGATATCGGCACCGGTTTCACCCGACTGACCCCCGACGGCATGGCCGAGGCGTGGAAAGGTCAGGCCCCGAGCCACCCAGGCCTGGACGCCATGCCAAAACTCAAGTCGAGCCTCGATGCATTGCCGAGCCCCGACGCCGCTGTGCTGCAACATGCCGCCAAATGGGTAGGCGCACGCTTTGAAGAAGAGAAGCGGCGTCGCGCCGAGATGGGCTTCGATGACATGCTGTTACGCCTGGATGCGGCTTTGCAGTCCGACGGGGGCGAGCGTCTTGCGACGTTGATTCGCGAACAGTTCCCGGTCGCGCTGATCGACGAGTTCCAGGACACCGACCCGGTGCAGTACCGAATCTTTGAAAGCATCTATCGCATTGAGGAGAACAGTCCTGACACCGGGCTGTTTCTGATCGGTGATCCGAAGCAGGCGATCTACGCTTTTCGCGGTGCGGACATCTACACCTACCTGCGCGCACGTCAGGCCACTACTGGCCGGCTGCATACCCTGGGCACCAACTTCCGCTCCAGCCATGGCATGGTCAACGCGGTCAATCATGTATTCGCACGCGCCGAGTCCCGAGAGCAGGGACGCGGTGCGTTTTTGTTCCGCGAGAAAAGCGGCGACAACCCGGTGCCGTTCCTTCCCGTGCAATCTCAAGGCCGCAAGGAGCGCCTGCAGGTTGCCGGGCAAGATGTCGCGGCGTTGAATGTCTGGCAATTGTCCAGCGACCAGCCACTGTCCGGCGTGGTCTATCGTCAGCAATTGGCAGCCGCGTGCGCCAGCGAAATTACCGCGCTGCTCAATGGCGGGCAAAGCGCTGACGCGGGGTTCGTGCAGGATGGCAAAGACTTCAGGGGTCTGAAGCCGTCCGACATTGCGATTCTCGTGCGCGACGGCAAAGAAGCCCAGGCCGTACGCAGTGAACTCGCCGCCCGCGGCGTGCGCAGTGTTTATCTGTCGGACAAGGATTCGGTGTTCGCGGCGCAAGAGGCTCACGACCTGTTGTCCTGGCTCAAGGCCTGTGCCGAACCGGATGTCGAACGTTCCCTGAAAGCCGCACTGGCCTGTATCACCCTGAACCTGCCATTGGCAGAGCTGGAACGTCTGAACCAGGACGAGCTGGTATGGGAAACCCGGGTCATGCAGTTCCGTGGCTATCGCGAGCTATGGCGCAAACAAGGTGTACTGCCGATGTTGCGCCGCCTGCTGCACGACTTCCATCTGCCGCAAACCTTGATGACGCGCACGGATGGCGAGCGGGTACTGACCAACCTTTTGCACCTGTCGGAATTGATGCAGCAAGCGGCTGCGGAGCTGGACGGGGAACAAGCGCTGATTCGTCATCTGGCCGAACTGCTGGCAGTGTCCGGTCAGGCCGGCGAAGAGCAGATTCTGCGTCTGGAAAGTGACGAGCAACTGGTCAAAGTCGTGACCATCCACAAGTCCAAAGGCCTGGAATATCCCTTGGTGTTCCTGCCGTTCATCTGTTCGGCGAAACCCGTGGATGGCAGTCGCTTGCCGTTGCATTACCACGACGGCGCGGGGAAGGCTCAGATAAGTCTCAAGCCAACCGCCGAACTGATTGCGCAAGCGGACGACGAACGCCTGGCTGAAGACCTGCGCCTGCTCTACGTTGCCCTGACGCGGGCGCAGCACGCCTGCTGGTTGGGTGTGACGGATCTCAAACGCGGCAATAACAACAGCTCGGTGCTGCACCTTTCGGCGCTGGGTTATCTGCTCGGTGGCGGCGCATCGCTGGGCGAGTCCAGTGAACTGAAACGCTGGCTGCAAGACCTGCAACAAGACTGCCCGGCCATTCACATCGATGAAATGCCACAACCCACCGATGAGCATTACCAGCCGCCACGCAATGACGCCGTGTTGAGTGCGACGCTAGTGCCCAAGCGCAAGGCCAGCGAAAACTGGTGGATCGCCTCCTACAGTGCATTGCGCATCAGCGACGTGTTGAGTGTCGGCAGCGATGAAGCACCGGACAGTCCACAAGCGCAAAAACTATTCGATGATGAGCGCCTCGATCCCGATGCTCCGCGGGAAATAATTGCCGGTGGCGCCGATATCCATCGCTTTCCTCGTGGCCCCAATCCAGGAACGTTTCTTCACGGTTTGCTGGAATGGGCCGGTGATGACGGCTTTGCCGTTACCCGCGAGGCGCTGGAAGATGCGATTGCCCGTCGCTGTAACTTGCGTGGCTGGGAAGGCTGGATCACCACTCTGAGTGATTGGCTGCAGCATCTGCTCAAGTCGCCTCTGCCAGTTGCAGGCGGGCAGCCGCCTGTTGTTCTGGAACAGCTGAAACAGTACCGGGTCGAGATGGAGTTCTGGTTCGCCAGCCATAAAGTCGATGTCCTCAAACTCGACGAACTGGTGCGTCAGCACACTCACAGGGGCGTAGCCCGTGTGGCGGCAGAACCGGTGCAACTCAACGGCATGTTCAAAGGCTTTATCGACCTGACCTTTGAACACGATGGCCGATATTACGTGGCCGACTACAAGTCCAACTGGCTTGGCGTGGATGATCTGGCCTATACCGAGCAGGCCATGGAACAGTCGATCCTCGACAACCGTTATGACCTGCAATACGTGTTGTACCTGCTGGCGTTGCACCGCCAGCTCAAGGCCCGGCTGCCTGATTATGAATACGACTGGCATATCGGCGGGGCGTTGTATCTGTTTCTGCGCGGTACTCGCGCCGACAGTCGCGGTGTCTATTTTGTACGTCCGCCGCGTGAGCTTATCGAGCGCCTCGACCGGATGTTCCAAGGCAAACCCGAACCCAAGACCGAACCCGCCTGGGAACAGGGAGTCCTGCTATGA